The Amycolatopsis sp. DG1A-15b genome window below encodes:
- a CDS encoding nuclear transport factor 2 family protein: protein MSETAKNRMIVVGCLENLFVHKDFDAAKAALHPEFVTHSPGLPSGREAFADAVKNSPLAGATAVIEHVVAENDLVMVHLHVAGTAIVDILRLEDGLLVEHWDVKQPV from the coding sequence ATGAGCGAAACCGCGAAGAACCGCATGATCGTCGTCGGCTGCCTCGAGAACCTCTTCGTGCACAAGGACTTCGACGCGGCGAAGGCCGCGCTGCACCCCGAGTTCGTCACCCACAGCCCCGGCCTGCCCTCCGGCCGCGAGGCGTTCGCCGACGCCGTGAAGAACTCCCCGCTGGCGGGCGCGACCGCGGTGATCGAGCACGTCGTCGCGGAGAACGACCTCGTCATGGTGCACCTGCACGTGGCAGGCACGGCCATCGTCGACATCCTGCGCCTCGAGGACGGCCTGCTCGTCGAGCACTGGGACGTCAAGCAGCCGGTCTAG
- a CDS encoding metalloregulator ArsR/SmtB family transcription factor has translation MSTDRKLIDPERVAAAVDGLGDRAVIDEWARRFSVVADPSRLALLVSIHYAREISVTDLAVATGMTDTAVSQALRLLRAHGLVTPQRTGRVVRYRLADATVHELIHRVRPHPADDSQDR, from the coding sequence GTGAGCACCGACCGCAAGCTGATCGACCCGGAACGCGTCGCGGCGGCGGTCGACGGGCTCGGCGACCGCGCCGTCATCGACGAATGGGCCCGCCGCTTCTCCGTGGTCGCCGACCCGTCCCGGCTGGCGCTGCTGGTCTCGATCCACTACGCCCGCGAGATCAGCGTCACCGACCTCGCCGTGGCCACCGGCATGACCGACACCGCGGTGTCGCAGGCCCTGCGGCTGCTCAGGGCCCACGGCCTGGTCACCCCGCAGCGCACCGGCCGGGTGGTGCGCTACCGGCTCGCGGACGCGACCGTGCACGAGCTCATCCACCGCGTTCGCCCACATCCCGCGGACGACAGCCAGGACCGGTAG
- a CDS encoding sigma-70 family RNA polymerase sigma factor, whose amino-acid sequence MTHREDDDRVTALALSAGRGDRRALEAWVRATQADVWRFLAHLTDTAAADDLTQETYLRAFGSLRRFVGRSSSRTWLLSIARRVVVDQIRAAGARPKIADTDWEAAAERTRDPAAGFEDLVALRLLLDGLEPDRREVLVLTQVLGLSYAEAADVCGCPVGTVRSRVARAREDLIRARRARGAG is encoded by the coding sequence ATGACCCACCGTGAGGACGACGACCGTGTCACGGCTTTGGCCCTGTCCGCCGGCCGCGGCGACCGGCGTGCGCTCGAGGCGTGGGTCCGCGCCACCCAGGCCGACGTCTGGCGCTTCCTCGCCCACCTCACCGACACCGCCGCGGCCGACGACCTGACGCAGGAGACCTACCTTCGCGCCTTCGGCAGCCTTCGCCGCTTCGTGGGGCGCTCGTCTTCGCGGACGTGGCTGCTGTCGATCGCCCGCCGCGTCGTCGTCGACCAGATCCGGGCCGCCGGCGCGCGGCCCAAGATCGCCGACACCGACTGGGAAGCCGCCGCCGAGCGCACCCGTGATCCCGCGGCCGGCTTCGAGGACCTGGTCGCACTGCGGCTGCTGCTCGACGGCCTGGAGCCGGACCGGCGCGAGGTGCTCGTGCTGACCCAGGTGCTCGGGCTGTCCTACGCCGAAGCGGCCGACGTCTGCGGCTGCCCGGTCGGCACCGTCCGCTCCCGCGTCGCCCGCGCCCGTGAGGACCTGATCCGGGCCCGGCGCGCCCGCGGGGCCGGCTGA
- a CDS encoding molybdopterin cofactor-binding domain-containing protein yields the protein MARPTTEQPGQVGRRRFLTYLVAAPTLTVATKLTADAVAPATAEAVIPTLPQPAEILDLGDVLTLSCVPTAGMLVLEITTDGRARLQLPRAEVGQGITTANAMLVAEELDLPLDRVDVVLSDARTELLFNQLTGGSNTMRSLYDPVRATAATARARMVAAAAAQWGTDASRLSTRDGAVWAPDGRNASYGVLAGPASRSGLAIGAVQPKAESAHTLVGTPTSRRDARAMVTGEQVYTLDLDVPGANPVMVRRPPTINGTVRKVNNEAAVRAMPGIIDIAVVKTGVAVMAETFGQALDGKNALDVTWGPGTVDGEDDETIKKKLRAAALPFVVPPLLTQYVDGEFDFAFVSHAPMESNSAVADVREDSATIWAGLKSPIVAKQTIAQQLGLPENKVTVHVQQGGGSFGRRLFFDAALEAAHISKAMKKPVRLMWSRIDDMRHGRGRAASYHRIRATFALGQVLTFEHRVASVETDWSHGLGEILTAFAAKLPVGGNLSFAQTVFLLTVKSPYNFGVTTQLLNEVPLKFHTSAWRSVYSANTRGAEEIMVDEIAAKLGKDPVAFRREFIKEARQRAVLDKVAELGEWGKKMPAGFAQGIAVHGEYKSYTACLVELDARDPKHPRVTKATIAVDVGKPVNPRGIQAQMLGGLTDAISTTLTAGLHIDKGLPLEGSYSQFHYARQKNSPADVTVHVMPATGSDIGGAGELGLPAPVGAIANAYARATGIKPRSLPITFPVDFDPFPR from the coding sequence ATGGCCCGTCCCACCACCGAACAGCCCGGGCAGGTCGGCCGCCGCCGCTTCCTGACCTACCTGGTCGCCGCGCCCACGCTCACCGTCGCCACGAAGCTCACCGCCGACGCGGTGGCCCCGGCCACCGCCGAAGCCGTCATCCCGACCCTGCCGCAGCCCGCGGAGATCCTCGACCTCGGTGACGTGCTGACGCTCTCCTGCGTGCCGACCGCCGGGATGCTCGTCCTCGAAATCACCACCGACGGCCGGGCGCGGCTGCAGCTGCCGCGCGCCGAGGTCGGCCAGGGCATCACCACGGCGAACGCGATGCTCGTCGCCGAGGAACTGGACCTGCCGCTCGACCGGGTCGACGTCGTGCTCTCCGACGCCCGCACCGAGCTGCTGTTCAACCAGCTCACCGGCGGGTCCAACACGATGCGCTCGCTCTACGACCCGGTCCGCGCCACCGCGGCGACCGCCCGCGCCCGGATGGTCGCCGCGGCCGCGGCGCAGTGGGGGACCGACGCGTCGCGGCTGTCCACACGCGACGGTGCGGTGTGGGCGCCCGACGGGCGCAACGCCTCCTACGGCGTGCTCGCCGGGCCCGCGTCGCGGTCCGGCCTGGCGATCGGGGCGGTGCAGCCGAAAGCCGAGTCGGCGCACACCCTGGTCGGGACGCCGACCTCGCGCCGGGACGCCCGCGCGATGGTCACCGGCGAGCAGGTCTACACGCTCGACCTCGACGTCCCCGGCGCCAACCCGGTGATGGTGCGGCGGCCGCCGACCATCAACGGCACGGTGCGGAAGGTGAACAACGAGGCCGCCGTCCGGGCCATGCCCGGGATCATCGACATCGCCGTCGTGAAGACCGGTGTCGCGGTGATGGCCGAGACCTTCGGCCAGGCCCTCGACGGCAAGAACGCCCTCGACGTCACGTGGGGCCCGGGCACGGTCGACGGCGAGGACGACGAGACGATCAAGAAGAAGCTGCGGGCCGCGGCGCTGCCGTTCGTGGTGCCGCCGCTGCTGACGCAGTACGTCGACGGCGAGTTCGACTTCGCCTTCGTCAGCCACGCGCCGATGGAGTCGAACTCCGCGGTCGCCGACGTGCGCGAGGACAGCGCGACCATCTGGGCCGGGCTGAAGTCGCCGATCGTGGCGAAGCAGACCATCGCCCAGCAACTGGGGCTGCCGGAGAACAAGGTCACCGTGCACGTCCAGCAGGGCGGCGGGTCGTTCGGGCGGCGGCTGTTCTTCGACGCCGCCCTCGAAGCCGCGCACATCTCGAAGGCGATGAAGAAGCCCGTCCGGCTGATGTGGAGCCGCATCGACGACATGCGCCACGGCCGCGGGCGCGCGGCGAGCTACCACCGCATCCGCGCGACCTTCGCGCTCGGGCAGGTGCTGACGTTCGAACACCGCGTCGCCAGCGTGGAAACCGATTGGAGCCACGGGCTCGGCGAAATCCTCACGGCGTTCGCGGCGAAGCTGCCCGTCGGCGGCAACCTGAGCTTCGCGCAGACGGTGTTCCTGCTGACCGTCAAGTCGCCGTACAACTTCGGCGTCACCACGCAGCTGCTCAACGAGGTCCCGCTGAAGTTCCACACTTCGGCGTGGCGGTCGGTCTACTCGGCGAACACCCGGGGCGCCGAAGAGATCATGGTCGACGAGATCGCCGCGAAGCTCGGCAAGGACCCGGTGGCCTTCCGGCGCGAGTTCATCAAGGAGGCACGCCAGCGCGCGGTGCTCGACAAGGTCGCCGAGCTCGGCGAGTGGGGCAAGAAGATGCCCGCCGGGTTCGCGCAGGGGATCGCGGTCCACGGCGAGTACAAGTCCTACACCGCCTGCCTGGTCGAGCTGGACGCGCGCGACCCGAAGCACCCGCGCGTCACGAAGGCGACCATCGCGGTCGACGTCGGCAAGCCGGTGAACCCGCGCGGGATCCAGGCGCAGATGCTCGGCGGCCTGACCGACGCGATCTCCACGACGCTGACCGCGGGCCTGCACATCGACAAGGGCCTGCCGCTGGAGGGCAGCTACTCGCAGTTCCACTACGCGCGGCAGAAGAATTCGCCGGCCGACGTCACCGTGCACGTCATGCCGGCCACCGGGTCGGACATCGGCGGCGCGGGCGAGCTCGGCCTGCCGGCCCCGGTCGGCGCGATCGCCAACGCCTACGCCCGGGCGACCGGGATCAAGCCCCGCAGCCTCCCGATCACCTTCCCGGTCGACTTCGACCCGTTCCCGCGCTGA
- a CDS encoding carotenoid oxygenase family protein: MTTSAFHLTGAYAPVHDELTAFDLPVTGALPPELTGWYLRNGPNPREDSKHWFTGDGMVHGVRLERGRAAWYRNRWVRTESFADPDLKLYNEDGTRNLHSSVANTHVVNHAGRTLALVESSLPYEITTDLETVGVYDFGGELADAMTAHPKICPVTGELHFFGYGSITAPHVGYYRADAAGKLVVKQPIDVPGLTMMHDFALTGEHVVFYDLPVVFDRASVGRGMPYRWDPGYGARLGVLRRDRPEAGVRWLEIEPGYVFHTLNAFDTPDGRIVVHVMRYDHQWWAGHEDPPAMLWRWTIDLAAGTVTEDRLDDRPGEFPRIDDRLTGSDARFGHVTGHDVLRRHDLHTDTATEHVFAPGRVPGEAVFVPAEQGEGWLLTYVHDAAEDRSDLVVLDAGNLAAAPVATVHLPQRVPAGFHGNWLPDA, encoded by the coding sequence GTGACCACCTCCGCTTTCCACCTCACCGGCGCCTACGCGCCCGTCCACGACGAGCTGACCGCGTTCGACCTCCCGGTGACCGGCGCCCTGCCGCCCGAGCTGACCGGCTGGTACCTGCGCAACGGCCCGAACCCGCGCGAGGACAGCAAGCACTGGTTCACCGGTGACGGCATGGTCCACGGCGTCCGCCTGGAACGCGGCCGCGCCGCCTGGTACCGCAACCGCTGGGTGCGGACCGAGAGCTTCGCCGACCCGGACCTGAAGCTGTACAACGAAGACGGCACGCGGAACCTGCACAGCAGCGTCGCGAACACGCACGTGGTGAACCACGCCGGCCGCACGCTCGCGCTCGTCGAGTCGTCGCTGCCGTACGAGATCACGACGGACCTCGAAACCGTGGGCGTGTACGACTTCGGCGGCGAACTGGCCGACGCGATGACCGCGCACCCGAAGATCTGCCCGGTGACCGGAGAGCTGCACTTCTTCGGGTACGGCAGCATCACCGCCCCGCACGTGGGCTACTACCGCGCCGACGCCGCCGGGAAGCTCGTCGTCAAGCAGCCGATCGACGTGCCCGGGCTGACGATGATGCACGACTTCGCGCTCACCGGGGAGCACGTCGTGTTCTACGACCTGCCGGTGGTGTTCGACCGGGCGTCGGTCGGCCGGGGCATGCCCTACCGCTGGGACCCCGGCTACGGCGCCCGGCTCGGTGTGCTGCGCCGCGACCGGCCCGAAGCCGGCGTCCGCTGGCTGGAGATCGAGCCCGGCTACGTCTTCCACACCCTCAACGCGTTCGACACGCCCGATGGCCGGATCGTCGTGCACGTCATGCGCTACGACCACCAGTGGTGGGCCGGCCACGAGGACCCGCCGGCGATGCTCTGGCGCTGGACGATCGACCTCGCGGCCGGCACGGTGACCGAGGACCGGCTCGACGACCGGCCGGGCGAGTTCCCCCGCATCGACGACCGGCTCACCGGGTCCGACGCGCGCTTCGGGCACGTCACCGGCCACGACGTCCTGCGCCGTCACGACCTGCACACGGACACGGCCACCGAGCACGTCTTCGCCCCCGGCCGCGTTCCCGGCGAAGCGGTGTTCGTCCCCGCCGAGCAGGGCGAAGGCTGGCTGCTCACCTACGTCCACGACGCGGCGGAGGACCGCAGCGACCTCGTCGTGCTCGACGCCGGGAACCTCGCCGCGGCGCCCGTGGCGACCGTTCACCTCCCGCAGCGGGTGCCCGCGGGCTTCCACGGGAACTGGCTGCCGGACGCGTGA
- a CDS encoding pyridoxamine 5'-phosphate oxidase family protein: protein MVVESSRVPAELAEAFVRVAHRIVWCTLVTVDRRGRPRSRVVHPVWEHTPDGLTGWLFTRPTPLKLAHLAASPYVSCSYWDPQHEVAVAECRAEFADDEKTRKDLWDLFASTPEPLGYDPKILGGEDHRDPKITVLRLTPWRVSAGGEAWRAA from the coding sequence ATGGTTGTGGAATCTAGCAGGGTACCGGCGGAACTGGCCGAAGCGTTCGTGCGCGTGGCGCACCGGATCGTCTGGTGCACCTTGGTGACCGTCGATCGGCGGGGGAGACCGCGCTCCCGGGTCGTCCACCCCGTCTGGGAGCACACCCCGGACGGTCTGACGGGATGGCTGTTCACCCGGCCGACGCCGTTGAAGCTGGCTCACCTGGCGGCGTCGCCGTACGTGTCGTGCTCGTACTGGGACCCGCAGCACGAGGTGGCGGTGGCGGAGTGCCGCGCGGAGTTCGCCGACGACGAGAAGACGCGCAAGGACCTCTGGGACCTGTTCGCGTCGACACCGGAGCCGCTCGGCTACGACCCGAAGATCCTCGGCGGCGAAGACCACCGCGACCCGAAGATCACGGTGCTGCGCTTGACACCCTGGCGGGTGTCGGCCGGCGGCGAAGCCTGGCGGGCGGCTTAG
- a CDS encoding helix-turn-helix transcriptional regulator, whose translation MSLRHAVLGMLADEPGSGYDLLKRFERAMANVWPATQSQLYGELGKLEAASMIHVLAEGPRGRKEYEITEAGLEELRHWLVEVEPTGPPRSAALLRVYFLGSVAPDRARGYLAAMGESGQERERRLEELETTIDWGEDNQSLYGRLVLEWGKRFSVMQREWAEWAVKQVE comes from the coding sequence ATGAGCCTTCGACACGCGGTGCTGGGGATGCTGGCCGACGAGCCCGGAAGCGGCTACGACCTGCTGAAACGGTTCGAGCGGGCGATGGCCAACGTCTGGCCCGCGACGCAGAGCCAGCTCTACGGGGAACTCGGCAAGCTGGAGGCCGCGAGCATGATCCACGTCCTCGCCGAGGGGCCGCGCGGGCGCAAGGAGTACGAGATCACCGAAGCCGGGCTCGAGGAGCTGCGGCACTGGCTGGTCGAGGTCGAACCCACCGGCCCGCCCCGCAGTGCCGCCCTGCTGCGGGTGTACTTCCTCGGCTCGGTCGCCCCGGACCGGGCGCGGGGCTACCTCGCGGCGATGGGGGAGTCGGGGCAGGAGCGCGAACGGCGGCTCGAGGAGCTGGAAACCACGATCGACTGGGGCGAGGACAACCAGTCGCTGTACGGCCGGCTCGTCCTGGAGTGGGGCAAGCGCTTCTCGGTCATGCAGCGCGAGTGGGCGGAGTGGGCGGTGAAGCAGGTCGAGTGA
- a CDS encoding PaaI family thioesterase: protein MTDVAAQVRSKTITWQDPLETARLGATMSGFDYLTAVAEGRVPGPPIAAHFGLRWEHIGHGEVVAVAEPDESLYNPIGMVHGGVAATMLDSVVGCAVHTTLPAGVGYASVELKVSYLRAIHAGRGEIRATGRVVKEGSRIAFAEGEIRDAEGKLLATASGTCAITR from the coding sequence ATGACCGACGTCGCCGCACAGGTCCGTTCGAAGACCATCACGTGGCAGGACCCGCTGGAGACGGCTCGTCTCGGCGCCACCATGTCCGGGTTCGACTACCTGACCGCCGTCGCCGAGGGGCGCGTCCCCGGCCCGCCGATCGCCGCGCACTTCGGGCTGCGCTGGGAGCACATCGGCCACGGCGAGGTCGTCGCGGTCGCCGAACCGGACGAGTCGCTGTACAACCCGATCGGCATGGTCCACGGCGGCGTGGCGGCGACGATGCTGGATTCGGTGGTCGGTTGCGCGGTCCACACGACGCTGCCGGCCGGCGTCGGCTACGCGTCGGTCGAGCTGAAGGTGAGCTACCTGCGCGCGATCCACGCGGGCCGCGGCGAGATCCGGGCGACGGGCCGCGTGGTGAAGGAAGGGTCGCGCATCGCCTTCGCGGAGGGGGAGATCCGCGACGCCGAGGGGAAGCTGCTGGCGACGGCGTCGGGGACCTGTGCCATCACGCGCTAG
- a CDS encoding beta-phosphoglucomutase family hydrolase, whose protein sequence is MTGLPETITACLFDLDGVLTGTAVLHREAWKRTFDEFLRARDGAGFAEFTDHDYAAFVDGRPRADGVREFLRSRGIVLPEGEPDDPVDAPTVNGVGNRKNELVLKIIDERGVNPYPGSVRYLEAAKAAGLRIAVVTSSANGAKVLDGADLSKYVEARIDGIVIREQHLRGKPAPDSFLAGAAALGVEPAHAAVFEDAQSGVQAGKAGGFGYVVGVNRADQAEELRAHGADIVVDDLADLLEDR, encoded by the coding sequence ATGACGGGATTGCCCGAGACCATCACCGCCTGCCTGTTCGACCTCGACGGAGTATTGACCGGCACGGCGGTCCTCCACCGCGAGGCCTGGAAGCGGACGTTCGACGAATTCCTCCGCGCCCGCGACGGCGCCGGGTTCGCGGAGTTCACCGACCACGACTACGCGGCCTTTGTGGACGGCCGCCCGCGCGCCGACGGCGTGCGGGAGTTCCTGCGGTCACGGGGGATCGTGCTGCCCGAGGGCGAACCGGACGACCCGGTGGACGCCCCGACCGTCAACGGCGTGGGCAACCGCAAGAACGAGCTGGTCCTCAAGATCATCGACGAGCGCGGCGTCAACCCGTACCCGGGTTCGGTGCGCTACCTCGAAGCGGCCAAGGCCGCCGGGCTGCGGATCGCCGTCGTGACGTCGTCCGCGAACGGCGCCAAGGTCCTCGACGGCGCCGACCTCAGCAAGTACGTCGAGGCACGCATCGACGGCATCGTGATCCGCGAACAGCACCTGCGCGGCAAGCCCGCGCCGGACTCGTTCCTGGCCGGCGCCGCGGCGCTCGGCGTCGAGCCCGCGCACGCCGCCGTCTTCGAAGACGCCCAGTCCGGCGTCCAGGCCGGGAAGGCCGGCGGCTTCGGGTACGTGGTGGGCGTGAACCGCGCGGACCAAGCCGAAGAACTGCGGGCCCACGGGGCCGACATCGTCGTCGACGACCTCGCCGACCTCCTGGAGGACCGATGA
- a CDS encoding DUF427 domain-containing protein: protein MSTPVRGRVRVAQGAKRVRVFLGGQVVADTVHPLLVWEVPYYPTYYIPRADVVSGVLTPSGRTAHSPSRGEAVLSTIKGAGAEAVDGALEYPDSPIEELRGHVRFEFGAFDWFEEDEQIFTHPRDPGVRVDILPSSRHVRVEVDGVTVADSVRPHLLFETGLPTRYYLPRVDVRMDLLEKIDVVTHCPYKGAAEHFDVAGHEDLAWSYPTPLPESTRAAGLVAFLDEKVDVYVDGVRQDRPKTKFA from the coding sequence ATGAGCACTCCGGTACGCGGCCGCGTCCGCGTGGCACAAGGCGCGAAGCGGGTACGGGTGTTCCTCGGCGGGCAGGTCGTCGCGGACACGGTGCACCCCCTCCTGGTGTGGGAAGTTCCGTACTACCCCACGTACTACATCCCGCGCGCGGACGTCGTGAGCGGTGTTCTCACCCCCTCCGGCCGGACGGCGCACTCGCCGAGCCGCGGAGAAGCTGTTCTGTCGACGATAAAGGGTGCCGGAGCCGAGGCGGTGGACGGCGCGCTGGAGTACCCGGATTCCCCGATCGAAGAGCTCCGCGGCCACGTCCGCTTCGAGTTCGGCGCGTTCGACTGGTTCGAAGAGGACGAGCAGATCTTCACGCACCCGCGCGACCCTGGGGTCCGGGTGGACATCCTCCCCAGCTCGCGGCACGTCCGGGTCGAGGTCGACGGCGTCACCGTCGCCGACTCGGTGCGGCCGCACCTGCTGTTCGAGACCGGCCTGCCGACGCGCTACTACCTGCCCCGCGTGGACGTCCGGATGGACCTCCTGGAGAAGATCGACGTCGTGACGCACTGCCCGTACAAGGGCGCCGCCGAGCACTTCGACGTCGCCGGGCACGAGGACCTCGCCTGGAGCTACCCGACGCCGCTGCCCGAGAGCACCCGCGCCGCCGGGCTGGTCGCGTTCCTCGACGAGAAGGTGGACGTCTACGTCGACGGCGTCCGGCAGGACCGCCCGAAGACGAAGTTCGCCTGA
- a CDS encoding (2Fe-2S)-binding protein, translating into MPNYTFVVNGKTVTVDAPADLPMLWALRDKLKVRGPKYGCGINVCKACTSHLDGEAFNPCVTPVSECAGREVTTIEGLADGDDLHPVQEAWLEQDVAQCGYCQPGQIMAAVALLKKTKNPTDADIDAIQNVCRCGTYFRIREAIKSAAAKMA; encoded by the coding sequence ATGCCGAACTACACCTTCGTGGTGAACGGGAAGACCGTCACCGTCGACGCGCCCGCCGACCTGCCGATGCTGTGGGCACTGCGCGACAAGCTCAAGGTCCGCGGGCCGAAGTACGGCTGCGGCATCAACGTCTGCAAGGCCTGCACCAGCCACCTCGACGGCGAGGCGTTCAACCCCTGCGTCACGCCGGTGTCGGAGTGCGCCGGGCGGGAGGTCACCACGATCGAGGGCCTGGCCGACGGCGACGACCTGCACCCGGTCCAGGAGGCCTGGCTCGAGCAGGACGTCGCGCAGTGCGGCTACTGCCAGCCCGGCCAGATCATGGCGGCGGTGGCGCTGCTGAAGAAGACGAAGAACCCGACGGACGCGGACATCGACGCCATCCAGAACGTCTGCCGCTGCGGCACCTACTTCCGGATCCGGGAGGCGATCAAGAGCGCGGCCGCGAAGATGGCCTGA
- a CDS encoding MarR family transcriptional regulator: MVVHPNTLDLSLTALFAGWAMTDEVQRRLAGQGFGDLRFNDGVVIQHVLAAPLSITALAERMGITQQAASKAVADLERRGLLRRDPDPADARTKLLHLTDHALAAVEATRVLRRELQEELVAEYGTERVDDARALLAAIIGRLGDGDAIRARRVRPPR, from the coding sequence ATGGTTGTGCATCCTAACACCCTCGACCTGTCGTTGACGGCCCTCTTCGCGGGCTGGGCGATGACCGACGAGGTCCAGCGGCGGCTCGCCGGCCAGGGCTTCGGCGACCTGCGCTTCAACGACGGCGTCGTGATCCAGCACGTCCTGGCCGCGCCGCTGTCCATCACCGCGCTGGCCGAGCGGATGGGCATCACCCAGCAGGCCGCGTCGAAGGCGGTCGCGGACCTCGAACGCCGGGGGCTGCTCCGCCGCGACCCCGACCCGGCCGACGCGCGCACGAAACTGCTGCACCTGACCGACCACGCGCTGGCCGCCGTCGAAGCGACCCGGGTGCTGCGGCGGGAACTCCAGGAGGAACTGGTCGCGGAGTACGGCACCGAACGCGTCGACGACGCACGGGCGCTGCTGGCGGCGATCATCGGCCGCCTCGGTGACGGTGACGCGATCCGCGCCCGCCGCGTCCGGCCGCCACGCTGA
- a CDS encoding ROK family protein has translation MAGVEIPTVGTPAGMRKINQRAVLDLLRRGGPATRPQVAKDTGLSKPTVSQALLALEAAGLARPTGQTSTGTGRSAVLYEADPTAGYVLGVDIGREHLRVAVSDLGRTLVARRDERNTARSGAALVTAVGKIAAAAVAEAGLAAGDIVVRVVGSPGVADPEKRCFRHAPNLPGWGRAGLIDDLEAALGPDLMVENDANLTAVGEWESGAARGASVFGCITIGTGVGMGLMVDGRVFRGATGAAGEIGYLPYGRTRAADEPGTPPARGHLEEATAAQSVVQGARELGLGTAKSAREVFRLAREGDELARQALAAEADRLAYTVASVAAVIDPELIVLGGGMGTAADLLLEPIDRALRAFTPLVPKVVQGELGEDAVLTGAISVGLRAAEGLVFDRRVGAA, from the coding sequence GTGGCCGGCGTAGAAATCCCCACGGTCGGTACCCCCGCCGGGATGCGCAAGATCAACCAGCGGGCGGTGCTGGACCTGCTGCGCCGCGGCGGGCCGGCGACCCGGCCGCAGGTGGCGAAGGACACCGGGCTGTCGAAGCCGACGGTCAGCCAGGCGCTGCTGGCGCTGGAGGCGGCCGGGCTGGCCCGGCCGACCGGGCAGACGTCCACCGGCACCGGCCGCTCGGCCGTGCTGTACGAAGCCGACCCCACCGCGGGGTACGTGCTGGGGGTCGACATCGGCCGCGAGCACCTGCGGGTCGCGGTGTCGGACCTCGGCCGGACGCTCGTGGCGCGCCGCGACGAGCGCAACACGGCCCGTTCCGGCGCGGCGCTGGTGACGGCGGTCGGGAAGATCGCGGCCGCGGCGGTCGCGGAGGCCGGCCTTGCGGCGGGCGACATCGTTGTCCGCGTGGTCGGCTCCCCCGGTGTCGCCGATCCGGAGAAGCGGTGTTTCCGGCACGCGCCGAACCTGCCGGGCTGGGGCCGCGCGGGGCTGATCGACGACCTCGAAGCGGCACTGGGCCCGGACCTGATGGTGGAGAACGACGCGAACCTCACCGCGGTCGGCGAGTGGGAGAGCGGCGCCGCGCGCGGGGCGTCGGTGTTCGGCTGCATCACGATCGGCACCGGCGTCGGCATGGGCCTGATGGTCGACGGCCGGGTGTTCCGCGGCGCGACCGGCGCGGCGGGCGAGATCGGCTACCTCCCGTACGGCCGCACGCGCGCGGCCGACGAGCCCGGCACCCCGCCCGCGCGCGGGCACCTCGAAGAGGCGACGGCGGCCCAGTCCGTCGTCCAGGGCGCCCGCGAACTCGGGCTGGGCACGGCGAAATCGGCCCGGGAGGTCTTCCGCCTGGCCCGCGAAGGCGACGAGCTGGCCCGGCAGGCACTGGCGGCGGAAGCCGACCGCCTGGCGTACACGGTGGCCTCGGTGGCGGCGGTGATCGACCCGGAGCTGATCGTCCTGGGCGGCGGCATGGGCACGGCGGCGGACCTGCTGCTCGAGCCGATCGACCGCGCCCTGCGCGCGTTCACGCCACTGGTGCCCAAGGTGGTCCAGGGCGAGCTGGGCGAGGACGCGGTGCTGACCGGCGCGATCAGCGTGGGCCTGCGAGCGGCCGAAGGGCTGGTGTTCGACCGCCGGGTGGGTGCCGCCTAA